From Medicago truncatula cultivar Jemalong A17 chromosome 7, MtrunA17r5.0-ANR, whole genome shotgun sequence, a single genomic window includes:
- the LOC25497846 gene encoding triacylglycerol lipase 2 isoform X3, which produces MTWLMNPPEQDLPLILADHGFDVWIANTRGTRHSRRHVSLDPSNPAFWNWSWDELVIYDLPAVFDYVFSQTGQKINYVGHSLGTLIALASFSEGKLINQLKSAALLSPIAYLSHMNTALGVIAAKSFIGEITTLFGLAEFNPKGLPVDAFLKSLCADPRIDCYDLMTALTGKNCCLNSSTVERFLMNEPQSTSTKNMVHLAQIVRHGVLAKFNYVRPDYNIMHYGEIFPPIYNLSNIPHDLPLFISYGGQDALSDVRDVENLLDRLKFHDVDKRSIQFVKDYAHADYIMGFNAKDIVYNSVLSFFNQVL; this is translated from the exons ATGACATGGCTTATGAACCCTCCAGAACAAGACTTGCCTTTAATTCTAGCAGATCATGGTTTTGATGTTTGGATTGCTAACACAAGAGGAACTAGACATAGTCGCCGACATGTCTCATTGGACCCCTCTAACCCG GCCTTTTGGAATTGGTCATGGGATGAACTTGTTATCTATGATCTACCTGCTGTTTTTGATTATGTGTTCAGCCAAACAGGGCAGAAGATTAATTACGTTGGCCATTCTCTG GGTACTTTGATAGCTTTAGCTTCCTTCTCTGAAGGAAAATTGATTAACCAGCTGAAATCAGCAGCTTTATTGAGCCCTATTGCTTATTTGAGCCACATGAACACTGCACTTGGTGTTATTGCAGCCAAATCCTTTATTGGTGAG ATCACTACACTATTTGGACTAGCAGAATTTAATCCTAAAGG TTTACCTGTTGATGCCTTTCTCAAGTCTCTATGTGCTGACCCTAGAATTGACTGCTACGACTTGATGACTGCATTAACTG GTAAAAATTGTTGCCTTAATTCTTCAACTGTTGAACGATTCTTGATGAATGAACCtcaatcaacatcaacaaagaACATGGTGCACTTGGCCCAAA TTGTTAGACATGGGGTTTTAGCAAAATTCAATTATGTAAGACCAGATTATAACATTATGCACTATGGAGAAATATTCCCACCAATATATAACCTATCCAACATTCCACATGATCTACCTCTCTTCATTAGCTATGGAGGACAAGATGCACTTTCTGATGTTCGTGATGTTGAGAATTTACTTGATAGGCTCAAGTTCCATGATGTTGATAAGAGAAGTATTCAATTTGTCAAAGACTATGCTCATGCTGATTACATTATGGGGTTCAATGCAAAGGACATAGTGTATAATTCtgttctttcatttttcaatcaaGTTCTATGA